The Syngnathus typhle isolate RoL2023-S1 ecotype Sweden linkage group LG16, RoL_Styp_1.0, whole genome shotgun sequence genome includes a region encoding these proteins:
- the lrrc9 gene encoding leucine-rich repeat-containing protein 9 isoform X1 — protein sequence MTIVGRRTSRVFGLKMQSTSEKKGAARRYRKPRCDEEVVKELCMANGLSFADLAEEASSVTSLEVILSGFPRMVGLSFFQMLRHLKILGQNIKRIEGLENCPLLQELWVVECKLTKISGLQHCLELKKLYLYDNKISEIKNLKLHISIEVLWLNNNYISQIQGLNTLQNLQDLNLANNNIHKLGNSLVNNVNIHTLNLSGNKINSFKELTWLSCLPRLKDLALSDFMSTPNPVCQLCNYATHVMYHLPSLFFLDTYDVSNTQITEVAESTVMKKMMFYNMRARTPRRNLTETLLRLLKKKNASLESPKENIRSLNYTLKNLELCLCKKPVEDAHSHLKEDLSTKGDSCDPSAEQILRKIELLQQRLAIWTRRLHEIESWHQHNVSQATELLEDTVHFMSTELHSVGNIRMEEGSSTDLWFTSCCDLLLSRFSLADYMSYGVTGIKINRVVRIHNSGLRLRFKDKLQKLLAREDSGTLVKNYKQMLEHLFYVGDSDHNREDVLSVLEEGFKSAKEYKALGKEAAVPLSNSLIVSEQPRIEYSLRRVEQEGAYTKTDEIPFRSGRIIVAKVFLGHSAPIREGELVHRRAYPNISSVYRSVHTKQRDGRHTTIPKGRQWFVFDNDLVLPEYMICFEYLTGGSEQPTSLDNCIQVLDPPTYDNSLDKQAISMEPVLEPPPKLLNLNGKVLLNVSGARFLREITVLNLHNNSLGSLKEISSLPALRHLTLSFNELTSLCDIAHMPNLEFLDVSFNELVSLEGLQGLKQLKHLDVSWNKLSNAIKDSTVLKTHTPALQILETQHNPWNKLEEVRMTILSFVPTLTKLDNTPVTEEEVADAVHNTTKNVINQEMLIACSNSNNTRPRCLSLVQTTQLLSEFILSPRELSQDLQPDWASKITSLNLDNQNICQMSHLDALVNLRWASFNNNFICEVEGLDYCTNLEELFLNNNSISTFSGLSHLQNLSKLSMDGNQLSHLDAIVLDQLHSLTFLSLENNIITSLHGIDRCSALLELYAGNNDISLSRDIYYLKVLENLIILDLYGNPLSENLKNYRIYVVFHLPSLKALDGSAVDAAECENAKAMFGGRLTPDLVAEKLGHSHYGNINCLTLNSCSVRSVDLSPTDLFVNLHSINLDHNNLTCFSGIIHLPNVKILSLNYNRIESILPRQKTFLTNRQMLHNKVHSSGYGQQTLCKGSRHIAPTIILEPLMSSLEVLHLSHNGISNMANLELSRLTNLKTLFLQGNEISQVEGLEGLHDLRELVLDRNRIRALYENSFVSQGVLQELHLTENRIRELNHLYPLVELRKLFLGMNKLQDITELDKLDVLPSLMELSVVGNPVARNSLHRPAVMRCLGQLQVLDGMTVTIEERTRAEITDATDFLIYGTTSTLITNPVHRMWMKRTHHDDSSGERQAQCEECCAASALEANQPGLMTYMPVRGMSMTGLQNLIHGHDMLPSNKDEPQVQYTTKNKKTTEKNPSTFHADVSTRQVRKTRNNLIPACPLPHGK from the exons ATGACAATAGTGGGCAGGAGGACGAGTCGTGTTTTTGGACTAAAG ATGCAGTCAACTTCTGAGAAGAAGGGTGCAGCACGAAGGTATAGAAAACCACGCTGTGATGAGGAGGTGGTCAAAGAGCTG TGCATGGCCAATGGGCTTTCCTTTGCCGACCTAGCTGAAGAGGCTTCCAGCGTCACCTCCCTGGAGGTCATCTTGAGTGGTTTTCCTCGGATGGTTGGCCTTTCCTTCTTTCAAATGCTCCGCCATCTTAAAATACTGGGTCAGAACATAAAGCGCATCGAAGGACTGGAAAACTGTCCTTTACTGCAAGAGCTCTGGGTAGTCGAGTGTAAGCTGACT AAAATATCTGGACTGCAGCATTGTCTTGAGCTGAAGAAACTCTACTTATATGATAATAAAATAAGTGAAATAAAGAATTTAAAATTGCATATCAGCATAGAAGTGCTGTGGCTCAACAATAACTACATCTCTCAGATACAG GGCTTGAACACGCTCCAGAACCTTCAAGATTTAAACCTTGCAAACAATAATATTCACAAGCTCG GGAACAGCCTTGTGAACAATGTCaacattcacactctcaatctTTCCGGCAACAAGATCAACTCTTTCAAG GAACTCACTTGGCTATCCTGTCTGCCCCGACTAAAAGATCTGGCGCTGAGTGACTTCATGTCCACGCCAAACCCAGTTTGTCAGCTGTGTAATTATGCCACACACGTCATGTACCACTTGCCCTCGCTCTTTTTTCTCGACACCTATGACGTCTCCAACACACAAATCACGGAAGTAGCCGAG tctactGTGATGAAGAAGATGATGTTTTACAATATGCGTGCACGCACCCCGCGGAGGAATCTCACAGAGACGTTGCTGCGTCTTCTCAAAAAGAAAAACGCCTCGCTGGAGTCACCGAAAGAAAACATTCGCTCACTCAATTACACCTTAAAAAAT CTTGAACTTTGTCTTTGTAAGAAGCCTGTAGAAGATGCACACAGTCACCTAAAGGAAGATTTAAGCACCAAAGGTGACAGCTGTGACCCCTCTGCAGAGCAAATACTGAGAAAGATTGAACTACTACAGCAGAGACTGGCTATTTGGACCAGGAGGCTACATGA AATTGAAAGCTGGCATCAACACAACGTATCCCAAGCGACAGAATTGTTGGAGGACACTGTGCACTTTATGTCGACAGAGCTCCACAGTGTTGGAAATATTCGCATGGAGGAAGGCAGCTCCACCGACCTGTG GTTCACTTCCTGTTGCGACCTCCTACTCTCTCGTTTTTCCCTCGCCGATTATATGAGTTATGGCGTCACTGGCATTAAGATCAACAGAGTGGTCCGCATTCACAACAGCGGGCTGAGGCTTCGCTTTAAGGATAAACTTCAAAAATTGCTGGCCAGGGAAGACTCTGGCACTTTGGTAAA GAATTACAAGCAGATGCTTGAGCACTTGTTCTACGTGGGTGACTCGGACCACAACCGTGAGGACGTGTTGAGCGTCCTGGAGGAAGGCTTCAAATCAGCAAAAGAATATAAG GCCCTCGGTAAAGAAGCAGCAGTGCCTTTATCCAACAGCCTGATTGTGAGCGAACAGCCAAGAATTGAGTATTCATTACGTCGTGTTGAGCAAGAGGGCGCCTATACAAAAACAGATGAAATCCCTTTCAGATCTG GGAGAATTATCGTTGCCAAAGTGTTCCTGGGCCACAGCGCTCCTATCAGAGAAGGCGAGCTGGTGCACCGAAGAGCCTATCCCAACATTTCGTCCGTATATCGTAGTGTCCACACCAAGCAGCGAG atGGACGACACACTACCATTCCCAAAGGAAGACAGTGGTTTGTCTTTGACAATGACCTGGTCTTACCCGAGTACATGATTTGTTTTGAATACCTCACTGGA GGCAGTGAACAGCCTACATCATTAGACAACTGCATCCAAGTCCTTGACCCTCCAACCTATGACAACTCATTGGATAAGCAAGCCATCAGCATGGAGCCCGTTCTGGAACCACCGCCCAAGTTGTTGAATTTGAATGGGAAGGTTCTCTTAAATGTGTCCGGTGCCAGGTTCCTCCGTGAAATCACG GTGCTGAACCTTCACAACAACAGCCTGGGCAGTCTTAAGGAGATTTCCTCCCTCCCAGCTCTTCGCCATCTCACCCTCAGCTTCAATGAGCTCACCAGCCTCTGTGACATCGCCCACATG CCCAATCTTGAGTTTTTAGATGTCAGCTTCAACGAGCTTGTGAGCCTTGAAGGTCTCCAGGGGTTAAAACAGCTCAAGCATCTTGATGTCAGCTGGAACAAGTTGAGCAACGCCATCAAAGATTCCACTGtgctcaaaacacacacacccgcTCTGCAGATACTGGAAACACAACACAACCCATGGAATAAG CTGGAGGAAGTCCGAATGACAATATTAAGCTTTGTGCCGACTCTCACAAAACTGGACAACACACCGGTTACTGAGGAAGAAGTCGCTGATGCTGTTCACAACACGACGAAAAACGTTATCAACCAG GAAATGCTTATCGCTTGCTCAAATAGCAACAACACACGTCCCCGTTGTCTCAGCCTGGTTCAAACAACCCAGCTCCTCTCGGAGTTCATTTTGTCACCCAGAGAACTAAGCCAAGACCTGCAGCCGGACTGGGCCTCAAAG ATAACTTCCCTGAACCTCGACAATCAGAATATTTGTCAGATGAGCCATCTGGATGCCCTCGTCAACCTGCGCTGGGCTTCgtttaataataatttcatcTGTGAAGTTGAAGGTCTTGATTACTGTACTAATCTGGAAGAGCTCTTCCTTAATAACAACAGCATCAGCACATTCAGCG GTCTCTCACATCTACAGAATTTGAGCAAACTAAGCATGGATGGAAATCAGCTTTCCCATCTTGATGCCATTGTCCTCGACCAGCTCCACAGTTTGACCTTTCTGTCTCTGGAGAACAACATCATCACTTCTCTGCATGGCATCGACAGATGCAGTGCGCTTCTGGAGCTCTATGCCGGCAACAATGATATTTCTCTGTCTAGGGATATCTACTATCTCAAG GTGTTGGAAAACCTCATCATCTTGGATCTGTACGGGAATCCGTTATCAGAGAATTTAAAGAACTATCGTATTTATGTGGTGTTCCACCTGCCATCTCTGAAGGCCCTGGATGGAAGTGCAGTG GATGCAGCTGAATGTGAAAATGCAAAGGCTATGTTTGGAGGACGACTCACACCGGACTTGGTAGCTGAGAAATTGGGTCATTCCCATTACGGCAACATCAACTGTCTCACGCTGAACTCCTGCTCCGTCAG GAGTGTGGACCTGTCTCCTACAGACCTGTTTGTCAATCTACACAGTATCAACTTAGATCACAACAACCTTACCTGCTTCTCAGGCATAATCCACCTACCCAATGTCAAG ATCCTGTCTTTAAACTACAACCGCATTGAGTCCATCCTACCGAGGCAGAAGACATTTCTCACAAACAGGCAGATGTTACACAACAAAGTGCACTCCAGTGGCTATGGCCAGCAGACCTTATGCAAAGGGAGCAG GCACATTGCACCGACCATCATCCTGGAGCCTCTGATGAGCAGCTTGGAGGTGCTGCATTTGAGTCACAATGGCATCTCCAATATGGCCAATCTGGAGCTCAGCAGGCTCACCAATCTTAAAACGCTCTTCCTTCAAG GGAATGAGATCAGCCAGGTGGAAGGTTTGGAGGGTTTGCATGATCTCAGGGAGCTGGTGTTGGACAGGAACCGGATAAGGGCCCTGTACGAGAACTCTTTTGTTTCCCAGGGCGTCCTGCAAGAACTGCACCTTACAGAGAATCGCATCCGGGAGCTCAACCATCTCTATCCGCTTGTTGAGCTCCGCAAACTTTTCCTGGGCATGAACAAGCTTCAG GACATCACAGAACTTGATAAACTTGACGTTCTTCCCTCGCTGATGGAACTCTCCGTTGTTGGCAATCCG GTGGCTCGAAACTCTCTCCACAGACCTGCGGTGATGCGCTGTCTGGGGCAGTTGCAGGTCCTGGATGGCATGACGGTGACCATAGAGGAAAGAACCAGGGCCGAAATTACAGACGCAACA GATTTTCTAATATATGGAACAACAAGCACTCTAATCACCAATCCTGTGCACAGAATGTGGATGAAGCGGACACACCACGATGACAGTAGTGGAGAAAGACAAGCA CAATGTGAGGAGTGTTGTGCGGCTTCTGCCCTTGAAGCCAACCAGCCTGGACTGATGACCTACATGCCTGTCAGAGGGATGTCCATGACGGGACTACAGAACCTCATTCATGGACACGACATGCTCCCGAGTAACAAGGATGAACCCCAGGTCCAGTACACCACCAAAA ACAAGAAGACAACAGAGAAAAATCCTTCAACCTTTCATGCCGACGTGAGCACCAGACAGGTccgaaaaacaagaaacaacttGATACCGGCATGTCCCCTTCCCCATGGGAAGTGA
- the lrrc9 gene encoding leucine-rich repeat-containing protein 9 isoform X2 produces the protein MTIVGRRTSRVFGLKMQSTSEKKGAARRYRKPRCDEEVVKELCMANGLSFADLAEEASSVTSLEVILSGFPRMVGLSFFQMLRHLKILGQNIKRIEGLENCPLLQELWVVECKLTKISGLQHCLELKKLYLYDNKISEIKNLKLHISIEVLWLNNNYISQIQGLNTLQNLQDLNLANNNIHKLGNSLVNNVNIHTLNLSGNKINSFKELTWLSCLPRLKDLALSDFMSTPNPVCQLCNYATHVMYHLPSLFFLDTYDVSNTQITEVAESTVMKKMMFYNMRARTPRRNLTETLLRLLKKKNASLESPKENIRSLNYTLKNLELCLCKKPVEDAHSHLKEDLSTKGDSCDPSAEQILRKIELLQQRLAIWTRRLHEIESWHQHNVSQATELLEDTVHFMSTELHSVGNIRMEEGSSTDLWYCTYVLLTLINMRIPIHHICFVMSRFTSCCDLLLSRFSLADYMSYGVTGIKINRVVRIHNSGLRLRFKDKLQKLLAREDSGTLVKNYKQMLEHLFYVGDSDHNREDVLSVLEEGFKSAKEYKALGKEAAVPLSNSLIVSEQPRIEYSLRRVEQEGAYTKTDEIPFRSGRIIVAKVFLGHSAPIREGELVHRRAYPNISSVYRSVHTKQRDGRHTTIPKGRQWFVFDNDLVLPEYMICFEYLTGGSEQPTSLDNCIQVLDPPTYDNSLDKQAISMEPVLEPPPKLLNLNGKVLLNVSGARFLREITVLNLHNNSLGSLKEISSLPALRHLTLSFNELTSLCDIAHMPNLEFLDVSFNELVSLEGLQGLKQLKHLDVSWNKLSNAIKDSTVLKTHTPALQILETQHNPWNKLEEVRMTILSFVPTLTKLDNTPVTEEEVADAVHNTTKNVINQEMLIACSNSNNTRPRCLSLVQTTQLLSEFILSPRELSQDLQPDWASKITSLNLDNQNICQMSHLDALVNLRWASFNNNFICEVEGLDYCTNLEELFLNNNSISTFSGLSHLQNLSKLSMDGNQLSHLDAIVLDQLHSLTFLSLENNIITSLHGIDRCSALLELYAGNNDISLSRDIYYLKVLENLIILDLYGNPLSENLKNYRIYVVFHLPSLKALDGSAVDAAECENAKAMFGGRLTPDLVAEKLGHSHYGNINCLTLNSCSVRSVDLSPTDLFVNLHSINLDHNNLTCFSGIIHLPNVKILSLNYNRIESILPRQKTFLTNRQMLHNKVHSSGYGQQTLCKGSRHIAPTIILEPLMSSLEVLHLSHNGISNMANLELSRLTNLKTLFLQGNEISQVEGLEGLHDLRELVLDRNRIRALYENSFVSQGVLQELHLTENRIRELNHLYPLVELRKLFLGMNKLQDITELDKLDVLPSLMELSVVGNPVARNSLHRPAVMRCLGQLQVLDGMTVTIEERTRAEITDATQCEECCAASALEANQPGLMTYMPVRGMSMTGLQNLIHGHDMLPSNKDEPQVQYTTKNKKTTEKNPSTFHADVSTRQVRKTRNNLIPACPLPHGK, from the exons ATGACAATAGTGGGCAGGAGGACGAGTCGTGTTTTTGGACTAAAG ATGCAGTCAACTTCTGAGAAGAAGGGTGCAGCACGAAGGTATAGAAAACCACGCTGTGATGAGGAGGTGGTCAAAGAGCTG TGCATGGCCAATGGGCTTTCCTTTGCCGACCTAGCTGAAGAGGCTTCCAGCGTCACCTCCCTGGAGGTCATCTTGAGTGGTTTTCCTCGGATGGTTGGCCTTTCCTTCTTTCAAATGCTCCGCCATCTTAAAATACTGGGTCAGAACATAAAGCGCATCGAAGGACTGGAAAACTGTCCTTTACTGCAAGAGCTCTGGGTAGTCGAGTGTAAGCTGACT AAAATATCTGGACTGCAGCATTGTCTTGAGCTGAAGAAACTCTACTTATATGATAATAAAATAAGTGAAATAAAGAATTTAAAATTGCATATCAGCATAGAAGTGCTGTGGCTCAACAATAACTACATCTCTCAGATACAG GGCTTGAACACGCTCCAGAACCTTCAAGATTTAAACCTTGCAAACAATAATATTCACAAGCTCG GGAACAGCCTTGTGAACAATGTCaacattcacactctcaatctTTCCGGCAACAAGATCAACTCTTTCAAG GAACTCACTTGGCTATCCTGTCTGCCCCGACTAAAAGATCTGGCGCTGAGTGACTTCATGTCCACGCCAAACCCAGTTTGTCAGCTGTGTAATTATGCCACACACGTCATGTACCACTTGCCCTCGCTCTTTTTTCTCGACACCTATGACGTCTCCAACACACAAATCACGGAAGTAGCCGAG tctactGTGATGAAGAAGATGATGTTTTACAATATGCGTGCACGCACCCCGCGGAGGAATCTCACAGAGACGTTGCTGCGTCTTCTCAAAAAGAAAAACGCCTCGCTGGAGTCACCGAAAGAAAACATTCGCTCACTCAATTACACCTTAAAAAAT CTTGAACTTTGTCTTTGTAAGAAGCCTGTAGAAGATGCACACAGTCACCTAAAGGAAGATTTAAGCACCAAAGGTGACAGCTGTGACCCCTCTGCAGAGCAAATACTGAGAAAGATTGAACTACTACAGCAGAGACTGGCTATTTGGACCAGGAGGCTACATGA AATTGAAAGCTGGCATCAACACAACGTATCCCAAGCGACAGAATTGTTGGAGGACACTGTGCACTTTATGTCGACAGAGCTCCACAGTGTTGGAAATATTCGCATGGAGGAAGGCAGCTCCACCGACCTGTGGTACTGTACTTATGTGTTATTGACGCTAATAAACATGCGTATTCCTATTCACCACATATGTTTTGTTATGAGCAGGTTCACTTCCTGTTGCGACCTCCTACTCTCTCGTTTTTCCCTCGCCGATTATATGAGTTATGGCGTCACTGGCATTAAGATCAACAGAGTGGTCCGCATTCACAACAGCGGGCTGAGGCTTCGCTTTAAGGATAAACTTCAAAAATTGCTGGCCAGGGAAGACTCTGGCACTTTGGTAAA GAATTACAAGCAGATGCTTGAGCACTTGTTCTACGTGGGTGACTCGGACCACAACCGTGAGGACGTGTTGAGCGTCCTGGAGGAAGGCTTCAAATCAGCAAAAGAATATAAG GCCCTCGGTAAAGAAGCAGCAGTGCCTTTATCCAACAGCCTGATTGTGAGCGAACAGCCAAGAATTGAGTATTCATTACGTCGTGTTGAGCAAGAGGGCGCCTATACAAAAACAGATGAAATCCCTTTCAGATCTG GGAGAATTATCGTTGCCAAAGTGTTCCTGGGCCACAGCGCTCCTATCAGAGAAGGCGAGCTGGTGCACCGAAGAGCCTATCCCAACATTTCGTCCGTATATCGTAGTGTCCACACCAAGCAGCGAG atGGACGACACACTACCATTCCCAAAGGAAGACAGTGGTTTGTCTTTGACAATGACCTGGTCTTACCCGAGTACATGATTTGTTTTGAATACCTCACTGGA GGCAGTGAACAGCCTACATCATTAGACAACTGCATCCAAGTCCTTGACCCTCCAACCTATGACAACTCATTGGATAAGCAAGCCATCAGCATGGAGCCCGTTCTGGAACCACCGCCCAAGTTGTTGAATTTGAATGGGAAGGTTCTCTTAAATGTGTCCGGTGCCAGGTTCCTCCGTGAAATCACG GTGCTGAACCTTCACAACAACAGCCTGGGCAGTCTTAAGGAGATTTCCTCCCTCCCAGCTCTTCGCCATCTCACCCTCAGCTTCAATGAGCTCACCAGCCTCTGTGACATCGCCCACATG CCCAATCTTGAGTTTTTAGATGTCAGCTTCAACGAGCTTGTGAGCCTTGAAGGTCTCCAGGGGTTAAAACAGCTCAAGCATCTTGATGTCAGCTGGAACAAGTTGAGCAACGCCATCAAAGATTCCACTGtgctcaaaacacacacacccgcTCTGCAGATACTGGAAACACAACACAACCCATGGAATAAG CTGGAGGAAGTCCGAATGACAATATTAAGCTTTGTGCCGACTCTCACAAAACTGGACAACACACCGGTTACTGAGGAAGAAGTCGCTGATGCTGTTCACAACACGACGAAAAACGTTATCAACCAG GAAATGCTTATCGCTTGCTCAAATAGCAACAACACACGTCCCCGTTGTCTCAGCCTGGTTCAAACAACCCAGCTCCTCTCGGAGTTCATTTTGTCACCCAGAGAACTAAGCCAAGACCTGCAGCCGGACTGGGCCTCAAAG ATAACTTCCCTGAACCTCGACAATCAGAATATTTGTCAGATGAGCCATCTGGATGCCCTCGTCAACCTGCGCTGGGCTTCgtttaataataatttcatcTGTGAAGTTGAAGGTCTTGATTACTGTACTAATCTGGAAGAGCTCTTCCTTAATAACAACAGCATCAGCACATTCAGCG GTCTCTCACATCTACAGAATTTGAGCAAACTAAGCATGGATGGAAATCAGCTTTCCCATCTTGATGCCATTGTCCTCGACCAGCTCCACAGTTTGACCTTTCTGTCTCTGGAGAACAACATCATCACTTCTCTGCATGGCATCGACAGATGCAGTGCGCTTCTGGAGCTCTATGCCGGCAACAATGATATTTCTCTGTCTAGGGATATCTACTATCTCAAG GTGTTGGAAAACCTCATCATCTTGGATCTGTACGGGAATCCGTTATCAGAGAATTTAAAGAACTATCGTATTTATGTGGTGTTCCACCTGCCATCTCTGAAGGCCCTGGATGGAAGTGCAGTG GATGCAGCTGAATGTGAAAATGCAAAGGCTATGTTTGGAGGACGACTCACACCGGACTTGGTAGCTGAGAAATTGGGTCATTCCCATTACGGCAACATCAACTGTCTCACGCTGAACTCCTGCTCCGTCAG GAGTGTGGACCTGTCTCCTACAGACCTGTTTGTCAATCTACACAGTATCAACTTAGATCACAACAACCTTACCTGCTTCTCAGGCATAATCCACCTACCCAATGTCAAG ATCCTGTCTTTAAACTACAACCGCATTGAGTCCATCCTACCGAGGCAGAAGACATTTCTCACAAACAGGCAGATGTTACACAACAAAGTGCACTCCAGTGGCTATGGCCAGCAGACCTTATGCAAAGGGAGCAG GCACATTGCACCGACCATCATCCTGGAGCCTCTGATGAGCAGCTTGGAGGTGCTGCATTTGAGTCACAATGGCATCTCCAATATGGCCAATCTGGAGCTCAGCAGGCTCACCAATCTTAAAACGCTCTTCCTTCAAG GGAATGAGATCAGCCAGGTGGAAGGTTTGGAGGGTTTGCATGATCTCAGGGAGCTGGTGTTGGACAGGAACCGGATAAGGGCCCTGTACGAGAACTCTTTTGTTTCCCAGGGCGTCCTGCAAGAACTGCACCTTACAGAGAATCGCATCCGGGAGCTCAACCATCTCTATCCGCTTGTTGAGCTCCGCAAACTTTTCCTGGGCATGAACAAGCTTCAG GACATCACAGAACTTGATAAACTTGACGTTCTTCCCTCGCTGATGGAACTCTCCGTTGTTGGCAATCCG GTGGCTCGAAACTCTCTCCACAGACCTGCGGTGATGCGCTGTCTGGGGCAGTTGCAGGTCCTGGATGGCATGACGGTGACCATAGAGGAAAGAACCAGGGCCGAAATTACAGACGCAACA CAATGTGAGGAGTGTTGTGCGGCTTCTGCCCTTGAAGCCAACCAGCCTGGACTGATGACCTACATGCCTGTCAGAGGGATGTCCATGACGGGACTACAGAACCTCATTCATGGACACGACATGCTCCCGAGTAACAAGGATGAACCCCAGGTCCAGTACACCACCAAAA ACAAGAAGACAACAGAGAAAAATCCTTCAACCTTTCATGCCGACGTGAGCACCAGACAGGTccgaaaaacaagaaacaacttGATACCGGCATGTCCCCTTCCCCATGGGAAGTGA